A DNA window from Ostrea edulis chromosome 5, xbOstEdul1.1, whole genome shotgun sequence contains the following coding sequences:
- the LOC125649766 gene encoding dynactin subunit 3-like isoform X1 — protein sequence MADHELDSLESRLDFIENIVFGNSEKDAFYPRDKQSAVECLDKLANIHEKISTSTKNKKRISEIYRKSKDLQKYLDPAYTDEMTMSEEAKEEVILAEEEFLRDQAKHLENMEELKPALDSEHLKDIISRVAMIYLDCNVQHKITTPLFTEKFEALSQIQIKQQDQTSNLTEEARKMLATYNNIITLVSRQFVQWDEILTGMEAKRLKSQD from the exons ATGGCTGACCATGAATTAGATTCTTTGGAGAGCAGATtggattttattgaaaatatagtgTTTGGTAATTCTGAGAAAGATGCATTTTATCCAAGG GACAAACAGAGTGCAGTAGAG tGCTTAGACAAACTAGCCaacattcatgaaaagattTCTACGTCAACCAAAAATAAGAAGAGGATATCCGAGATCTACAGAAAAT CCAAAGACCTACAGAAATACTTAGATCCAGCGTACACTGATGAGATGACCATGAGTGAGGAAGCCAAGGAGGAGGTCATTCTAGCTG aAGAAGAGTTTTTAAGGGACCAAGCCAAACATTTGGAAAATATGGAAGAATTAAAACCTGCATTAGACAGTGAACACCTTAAAG ATATTATTTCAAGGGTGGCCATGATCTATTTAGACTGCAATGTGCAACACAAAATAA CAACTCCTTTGTTTACAGAGAAGTTTGAAGCTTTAAGTCAGATTCAAATAAAACAACAG gatcaaacttcaaatttaactGAAGAAGCTAGAAAGATGCTGGCAACTTATAATAATATT ATTACTCTGGTATCCAGGCAGTTTGTTCAGTGGGATGAAATTCTGACAGGTATGGAGGCGAAACGATTGAAGAGTCAAGACTGA
- the LOC125649767 gene encoding sarcoplasmic reticulum histidine-rich calcium-binding protein-like, translating to MKLKMGQIFFVGFIVVSFALAADNADSSSEKDKVDAEKVEYAKGSVCGYCEYCKFCTLCEKDCPCETSPSKPNCKMCKYCKFCYLCSGVCNTICQPGGVIDKVSAAIVNALPSHDPDEINKDIKSVDDWIKKSKDEL from the exons ATGAAGCTGAAAATGGGACAGATATTTTTTGTAGGCTTTATCGTTGTATCATTTGCTTTGGCTGCAGATAATGCAGACTCCAGTAGTGAAAAAGACAAGGTCGATGCAGAAAAAGTGGAGTACGCTAAGGGTTCAGTGTGCGGGTACTGCGAGTACTGCAAG TTCTGCACGCTGTGTGAAAAAGACTGTCCTTGTGAAACTAGTCCATCCAAGCCCAACTGTAAAATGTGCAAG taCTGTAAATTCTGCTACCTGTGCTCTGGAGTGTGTAATACCATCTGCCAACCAG GTGGTGTTATAGACAAAGTATCAGCTGCTATTGTCAA TGCCCTCCCTTCTCATGACCCAGATGAAATAAACAAAGACATAAAATCTGTGGATGATTGGATCAAGAAGAGCAAGGATGAGTTATAA
- the LOC125649766 gene encoding dynactin subunit 3-like isoform X3 has protein sequence MADHELDSLESRLDFIENIVFGNSEKDAFYPRDKQSAVECLDKLANIHEKISTSTKNKKRISEIYRKSKDLQKYLDPAYTDEMTMSEEAKEEVILAEEEFLRDQAKHLENMEELKPALDSEHLKATPLFTEKFEALSQIQIKQQDQTSNLTEEARKMLATYNNIITLVSRQFVQWDEILTGMEAKRLKSQD, from the exons ATGGCTGACCATGAATTAGATTCTTTGGAGAGCAGATtggattttattgaaaatatagtgTTTGGTAATTCTGAGAAAGATGCATTTTATCCAAGG GACAAACAGAGTGCAGTAGAG tGCTTAGACAAACTAGCCaacattcatgaaaagattTCTACGTCAACCAAAAATAAGAAGAGGATATCCGAGATCTACAGAAAAT CCAAAGACCTACAGAAATACTTAGATCCAGCGTACACTGATGAGATGACCATGAGTGAGGAAGCCAAGGAGGAGGTCATTCTAGCTG aAGAAGAGTTTTTAAGGGACCAAGCCAAACATTTGGAAAATATGGAAGAATTAAAACCTGCATTAGACAGTGAACACCTTAAAG CAACTCCTTTGTTTACAGAGAAGTTTGAAGCTTTAAGTCAGATTCAAATAAAACAACAG gatcaaacttcaaatttaactGAAGAAGCTAGAAAGATGCTGGCAACTTATAATAATATT ATTACTCTGGTATCCAGGCAGTTTGTTCAGTGGGATGAAATTCTGACAGGTATGGAGGCGAAACGATTGAAGAGTCAAGACTGA
- the LOC125649766 gene encoding dynactin subunit 3-like isoform X2, translating to MADHELDSLESRLDFIENIVFGNSEKDAFYPRCLDKLANIHEKISTSTKNKKRISEIYRKSKDLQKYLDPAYTDEMTMSEEAKEEVILAEEEFLRDQAKHLENMEELKPALDSEHLKDIISRVAMIYLDCNVQHKITTPLFTEKFEALSQIQIKQQDQTSNLTEEARKMLATYNNIITLVSRQFVQWDEILTGMEAKRLKSQD from the exons ATGGCTGACCATGAATTAGATTCTTTGGAGAGCAGATtggattttattgaaaatatagtgTTTGGTAATTCTGAGAAAGATGCATTTTATCCAAGG tGCTTAGACAAACTAGCCaacattcatgaaaagattTCTACGTCAACCAAAAATAAGAAGAGGATATCCGAGATCTACAGAAAAT CCAAAGACCTACAGAAATACTTAGATCCAGCGTACACTGATGAGATGACCATGAGTGAGGAAGCCAAGGAGGAGGTCATTCTAGCTG aAGAAGAGTTTTTAAGGGACCAAGCCAAACATTTGGAAAATATGGAAGAATTAAAACCTGCATTAGACAGTGAACACCTTAAAG ATATTATTTCAAGGGTGGCCATGATCTATTTAGACTGCAATGTGCAACACAAAATAA CAACTCCTTTGTTTACAGAGAAGTTTGAAGCTTTAAGTCAGATTCAAATAAAACAACAG gatcaaacttcaaatttaactGAAGAAGCTAGAAAGATGCTGGCAACTTATAATAATATT ATTACTCTGGTATCCAGGCAGTTTGTTCAGTGGGATGAAATTCTGACAGGTATGGAGGCGAAACGATTGAAGAGTCAAGACTGA
- the LOC125649766 gene encoding dynactin subunit 3-like isoform X4, which yields MADHELDSLESRLDFIENIVFGNSEKDAFYPRCLDKLANIHEKISTSTKNKKRISEIYRKSKDLQKYLDPAYTDEMTMSEEAKEEVILAEEEFLRDQAKHLENMEELKPALDSEHLKATPLFTEKFEALSQIQIKQQDQTSNLTEEARKMLATYNNIITLVSRQFVQWDEILTGMEAKRLKSQD from the exons ATGGCTGACCATGAATTAGATTCTTTGGAGAGCAGATtggattttattgaaaatatagtgTTTGGTAATTCTGAGAAAGATGCATTTTATCCAAGG tGCTTAGACAAACTAGCCaacattcatgaaaagattTCTACGTCAACCAAAAATAAGAAGAGGATATCCGAGATCTACAGAAAAT CCAAAGACCTACAGAAATACTTAGATCCAGCGTACACTGATGAGATGACCATGAGTGAGGAAGCCAAGGAGGAGGTCATTCTAGCTG aAGAAGAGTTTTTAAGGGACCAAGCCAAACATTTGGAAAATATGGAAGAATTAAAACCTGCATTAGACAGTGAACACCTTAAAG CAACTCCTTTGTTTACAGAGAAGTTTGAAGCTTTAAGTCAGATTCAAATAAAACAACAG gatcaaacttcaaatttaactGAAGAAGCTAGAAAGATGCTGGCAACTTATAATAATATT ATTACTCTGGTATCCAGGCAGTTTGTTCAGTGGGATGAAATTCTGACAGGTATGGAGGCGAAACGATTGAAGAGTCAAGACTGA